Proteins encoded within one genomic window of Streptomyces sp. NBC_01314:
- a CDS encoding NAD(P)H-binding protein, which produces MILVTGATGTIGSEVVRQLAARGEKVRAMTRDPAKAQVPAGVEVVRGDFLDPESVDAALAGAAAVFLVAVLGPADSGRDARLVGRARTVGVRRIVKLSSIGTGDPDYGPFGTWHLPGEEALRAGGSEWTILRPSSFASNTLGWAEAVRAGRPVPDMTGDGRQGVVDPRDVSEAAAEALTTSRHSGRTYTLTGPEAITVSDQAAEVAAVVGRPVETLDLSPDQIREQLAASGMDAAAVESVLGGLLFAREGGNAHLTDDVREALGRPARSYREWVEDHRAVFVGA; this is translated from the coding sequence ATGATCCTAGTGACGGGTGCCACGGGCACCATCGGCAGTGAAGTGGTACGACAGCTCGCGGCGCGTGGCGAGAAGGTGCGCGCCATGACCCGTGACCCGGCGAAGGCGCAGGTGCCGGCGGGCGTGGAGGTGGTGCGCGGGGACTTCCTCGACCCGGAGTCCGTGGACGCGGCGCTGGCCGGGGCGGCGGCCGTGTTCCTGGTGGCCGTACTCGGACCGGCCGACAGCGGGCGGGACGCCCGGCTGGTCGGGCGAGCGCGGACGGTGGGCGTCCGCCGGATCGTGAAGCTCTCCTCCATCGGCACCGGTGATCCCGACTACGGTCCCTTCGGCACCTGGCATCTTCCGGGAGAGGAGGCACTCCGCGCAGGCGGCTCGGAGTGGACGATCCTGCGGCCCTCGTCCTTCGCCTCGAACACCCTGGGCTGGGCGGAAGCGGTCCGGGCGGGCCGGCCCGTACCCGACATGACCGGAGACGGCCGGCAGGGGGTGGTCGACCCGCGTGACGTGTCCGAGGCGGCCGCCGAGGCGCTGACCACCTCCCGGCACTCCGGCCGGACGTACACGCTGACCGGGCCCGAGGCGATCACCGTGTCCGACCAGGCCGCCGAGGTCGCCGCCGTCGTGGGACGGCCGGTGGAGACGCTGGACCTCTCGCCGGACCAGATCCGCGAACAGCTGGCGGCCTCGGGGATGGACGCGGCGGCCGTGGAGAGCGTCCTGGGCGGCCTCCTGTTCGCCCGTGAGGGCGGCAACGCGCACCTCACGGACGACGTACGGGAGGCGTTGGGGCGGCCGGCGCGGTCGTACCGGGAGTGGGTCGAGGACCACAGGGCCGTCTTCGTGGGGGCCTGA